The Amycolatopsis jiangsuensis nucleotide sequence GCTGTCCGTGCCGGCCGAGCGGGCGATCTGCGGGAACGCGGCGGTGAAGCCGAACGAGTCGGGCAGCCAGGCTTCGCGTGAGAGCAGCCCGAACTCGCGGAGGAAGAAGCCTTGCCCGTGCAGGAACTGGCGCACCAGGGCTTCGCCGCCGGGCATGTTCGTGTCGCTCTCCACCCACATGCCGCCCACGGGGACGAACCGGCCTTCGGCCACGCGCTCCCGGATGCGGTCGAAGAGCTGCGGGTAGAACTCCTTCACCCACGCGAACTGCTGCGCGCTGGAGCAGGCGAAGGTGAAGCCGGGGTCGGCGTCCATCAGGTCGAGGACGTTGGAGAACGTCCGCGCGCACTTGCGGACCGTTTCCCGCGTCGGCCACAACCACGCGGAGTCCAGGTGCGCGTGGCCGACCGCCACGATCGAGTGCGCCGTCGCGTGAGCCGGCGCGGCCAGCACGGCGGCGAGTTCCCGGCGGGCGGCCGCCACGCTCCCGCGGACGTCGTCCGGGTCGATCGCGTCGCACATCCGCTCGAGCGCGCGGAGGATTTCGGCCCGGCGCGGAAGGCTGGGTTCGAGTTCGCGCATGAGTCCGGTGAGGACGGTGACGTCGGCGAGCAGCGCGTCCACCTCGAGATCGCGCTCGACGAGCAGGACGCTGCGCAGCGTGTAGATCGGCGCCGAGCCGGCCGTGGCCTTGCTGCCCAGGCGGGCGGTGTGCGCGGGCGGCGCCGGCAGGAAGGTCCCGGGGAGGGCCGCCGCCATCCCGCCGGGCGCCGCGGGGGCGGCCGAGACGAAGAAGTGCTCGAGCATGTTCGGGTTGGACGCCGCTTCGACGTAGAGGTCGACGGACTTGCCCTCGACGTCGACGACGTGGTTGAAGGGCTCGACGCCCTTCACGATCGTGCCGTCCGGCCGGTACAGCAGGCCTTCCGCCTGGAAGGCCGGCATGAGGCTGGAGAACCCCAGGTCGACGAACAGCTGCACGGTGGTGCCCGCGCGGCCCCAGCCCGCCGGCACCGGGCCGGTGAGGTGGAACCACGTGGTCCCCCACGGCTTGCTCCACGCCTGGCCGGCCTCGAACGGCTCGAACTCCTGCCGCACGGCGTCCGCGAACGGGACGGGTTCGTCGGGCACCTCCCACGCGGTGATGTCGACGGGGGCGGTCCGGCGGAACAGCGCGGGCGCCACGAAATCGCGGACGGTGGCGCCGACGCGCTGTTCGACCTGGGCGACGTTGTCATGCATGGGCGCACCGTATCAGAAAAGTTCCACGTGGAGCTTTTTGTCTTGATACGTTGGGCCGGACATCCGACGAGGAGGCGAACGTGTCGCAAGGCAAGCGTGCCGGGGAGCCCGGCGACGCCGAGGCGAAGGACACCGCGAAGCGCGGCCGGTACCCCAAGGGCATCCACCGCCGGCAGCAGATCCTCGACCGGACCATCGAGGTGTTCGCCGAGTTCGGCTTCGAAGGCACCAGCCTGCGCGCCATCGGCGAGGCGATCGGCGTCAGCCACGCCGCCCTCCGCCGGTACTTCGACACGCGCGAAGAGCTCTTTCTCGAAGTACTGCACGAAAAGGACCGGCAGGCACTGGCCGACGCCCGCGTCGACGTGGTCGAGTCGATCGATTTCGCGTCCCACCTGGAGGACTACGTCACCCGGGCACCAGGCTTGGTCGCCCTGCGCCACAGCATGGTCGCCCGCGCACTCGAGCCGGGCAACGAACGTTCGCGCACGTTCTTCGTCGAGCGCTACGAATCCATCCGCCGGGAGGCACTGCTGATCCTGCGGCTCGCCAAGGCCGCGGGCACCGTGCGGGACGACATCTCCCCGGAGGTGGCGGCCTCCCTGGTGATCGCCACCATGGACGGGCTTTCGACGCAGTGCCTGCTCGATTCCCGAGTGGACCTGCACGCCGGCATGACGCTCCTGGAGCACCTGCTGAAGCCCGTCGGAAAGTAAAAGTTCCACTTGGAACTTTTCGGTGTTACGTTGGCTCCCCTCCGGGGCACCGCGCCCCGGCACGCCTGCCGAGGGAAGTCACCGTGGACGAGTCGAACCCCTTAACCGACGCCAGACCAGTGGCCGTGTCCCCGCGGCCGTCGCGCTACCCCCAGTTCGCCATTCCCTTGGCCCTCCTGGGTTTCTCCATCGCGCTGGTGCCCCCGCTCGTCATCACGATCGCGCTCCGGCTGCGGGAACTGGACCTGACCGGCGCGGCGGCGGACCTCGGCCTGATCCTCGGCGTCGGCGCGTTCTTCTCGCTGCTCGCCAATCCGCTCGCCGGCCGGTTCTCCGACCGCACCACCAGCCGCTTGGGCATGCGCAAGCCGTGGATCTTCTCCGGCGCCGCGATCGGTTACGCGGGGATCGTCCTCATCGCGTTCGCCCCCAGCGTGCCCGTGGTGCTCATCGGCTGGAGCATCGCGCAGATCGGGCTGAACTTCGCGCTCGCCGCGCTGGTCGCCATGCTCCCGGACCAGATCGGCCCGGGGCGGCGCGGGCGCACTGCGTCGTTCATCAGCCTGGCCCAGAACGTCGGCGGGGTCGCCGCGACCTTCTTCGTCCAGCTCTTCCCCGCGGGCCTCGGGCAGTACCTGGTTCCCAGCCTGATCGGCACCGTGCTGATGGTCGCCGTGATCGCCCCGGTCAAGGACCGCGTCCGGCCCGCGGGCCCCCGCGAGCCGTTCGACCTCAGGTCCCTGTTCGGCTCGTTCGTGTTCAACCCGCGGAAGTACCCTGACCTCGGCTGGGCCTGGCTGACGCGGTTCTTCCTGACGACCACGCAGTTCACCGCGACCAGCTACCTGACGTACTTCCTCATCGCCCAGTTCGGGGTGTCCGACGAGGACGCCCCGACCCTCGTCTTCCAGGCGATCCTCGCCAACGCCATCGGGATCGTCCTGGTCGCCCCACTGCTGGGCTGGCTCTCCGACCGGCTCCGGCGCCGCAAGCTGTTCGTGATCATCTCGTCGGTCATCGCCATCGCCGGCCTGACCGTGATCGCGCTGGCCCCCTCGGTCTCAGTGGTCTTCGCGGGCGAACTGGTTCTGGGCGCGGGCTTGGGCGCGTTCTTCGCCGTCGAGCTCGCCCTGATCGCCGACGTGCTGCCCAGCGCGGAGACCGCCGGGAAGGACCTGGGAGTGGCGAACCTCGCGCAGTCCCTGCCGCAGTCGCTCATCCCGGTCGCGGCGCCCGCGCTGATCGCTTCGTTCGGCTACCTGGGCCTGTTCCTGGGCGGCGCGGTCTTCGGGGTGCTCGGCGCGATCAGCGTGACGCGCGTGCGGAAAGTCCGTTGAGGAGCAGTTCGAGGTAACGCAGGCCGTGTGCGGCCCGTCCCGCCGGGTCGAGTGCACTGTGGACGTTCGCGGCGAAGGCAACGCCGCACATCAGGGGGGCCATGTCCGCCTCCGTGACACGGGAATCGATCACTTCCGCCGCGTGCGCACGTGCCAGGAGTTCGGTGAAGGCGGTGACGAGCCCGCGTTTGAGGTCGCCGGTGTGCTCCAAGCTGTCGGTGACCGCGGAGAACACCGGGGGCACGGCCGGGTCGGTCAGCAGGGCCTCGATCGCGGCGGCGAGGAAAGCCCGCAACGCGGTCCACGGGTCCGGCTCGGTCAGCGCCTGCCCGGCTCGCCGGACCAGCTCCTCGATGGCCGGGTGCGCGACGGTCTCCAGCAGTGCTTCCGGCGTATGGAAGTGCCGGTAGACGGTGGCCACGCCGATGGATGCCGTCCGCGCCACGTCGTTGAGCTGCAGAGGCTTGCCGTCATCGACGTAGTGCCGGGCGACCTCGATGATCCGGTGCCGGTTCCGGGCGGCATCCTTGCGCAAAGGCTGAGGAAACTCCCGGAACGGACCTGGGGGATGGGGCAAACTGTCCGCAGTCACTCCCCCCGGTCGGTTACCCGGGTCTGTTCCGGTGACCGTGTCCAGCTGTGCAGCAAGGGCATAATCCGAGCAGTCGGCGAATCGGGCTCCACGGTGTAGATCACCAGCCGTTGGTCCGGGCAGTGCGGAGCGGTGACCGCCTCGACACCGAATTCGAGCGGGCCGGCCGCCGGGTGCAGGATCCGTTTGACCAGCGAAGTCTGGTCGATGACGCCCTGCTCGTCCCACCACCGCGACACATCGGCCGAGCTTGCCCGCAGGTCGTTGACGAGGTCCGCAAGCTTGGTGTCGCCCGGGTGCCGGCCGATCTCATACCGCAGGTTGCCGACCGCGGCGGCGGCGAAGTGGTCCCAGTTGGTGATGCGTTCGCGAGCCGCCGGTTCCAGCAGCAGCCAGCGAACGAACGACGCTCCCGGTTCGAAGACCACGCCGAGGACGGCGTCGAGCAGGGTATTGCGCGCCAGGACCTCTGTGCGCTGCCCCAGCAGCAGCACCGGAAGCTCGTCGAGCGCGGTCATCACCCGAAGCAATCCCGGGTCCGCGACCTGCGCGGGCCGCCAGCGTGCTCTGCGTGGCGAGCGCGCCGCCAGCGTCCGGAGGTGCCTGCTCTCGAACTCGTCCAGCCGCAGCGCCCGGGCCAGCGCGTCGCACAGCTCCTCGCTGAGCGTGGCCTGACGACCTTGCTCGAGCCGGCTGTAGTGGTCGGGGCTGATCCCGGCCAGCACCGCGACCTCTTCCTTCCGCAGGCCCGGCACCCGGCGCAGTCCCGGGAACGCAGTGATCCCCGCCTGAGCCGGGGTGAGCCGATCCCTTCTCGAGCGCAGGAAGGAGCCCAGCGCCAGGTTGGAATTGGCGCGCGGCGGCGAAAGAGCCGGCTGGGACCGGGCTGGCTGTGCGGGCATGAAACCAGTCTAAGAAGGAGATTCGTTTTCTGCCTGGGCACACCATGACCAGGCAGCTCCGGACCTGGTTGCCGACCCGGCGTGGGAGTTGACTGACGTCCACGAGACGGCGTCGATCGCCGTTTCCGGTCGCGACACAGAGCAAGGAGAAGTGAATGGCAGAGCGGGTTTTTCGGGTGGGGGTCGTCGGAGCCGACACGAAGGCGAGCTGGGCGCAGGTGTCCCACATCCCGGCAATCCAGGGCGTGGGCGCGGTGGAATTGTCCGCCGTAGCCACCCGCCGTGAGGAAAGCGCGCGCGAGGCCGCAGCGGCATTCGGCGCTTCGCAATGGTTCTCCGACCCGTTCCGGATGATCGCGGACAGCTCGGTGGACATCGTGACCATCGCGGTGCGGGTCCCCGCACACCGCGACCTCGTCGTCGCCGCGCTCGATGCGGGCAAGGCGGTGTACTGCGAAGCACCGCTGGGCGTATCACTGGCCGAAACCGAGCAAATCGCCGCCGCCTCGCAGGCCCAGCACAGTGCCATCGGATTGCAGGGCCGCCTCAACCCGGCGGTGCGGCGGGCAGCCGAACTGGTTGCGAAGGGCGCCATAGGCAAGCCCCTCCATGCGCGCGTCGTGTCCACCTCAATGGGATTCGGCCCCGTCGCCCTCGCGGCCTACCAATACTTCGAGCAAGCGGCCTCCGGCGCCAACCTCATGACCATCACGGCCGGGCACACCCTGGACATCGTGGAAGCGGTGCTCGGCGACCTGACCGAGGCCGACGCCCGGACCGCGACCCTCTGGCCGAACCCCACCCTCCTCGACACCGGCGAAACCACCCGCCGGGAGGTCCCCGACCAGGTCGACGTCCTGGCCCGGACATCCTCGGGCGCGGTCGTCACCATCGACGCCCAGGGCGGCGTCGCACCCGAGGACGCGCTCTTCACCCTCGAGCTCCGCGGCTCCGACGGATGGCTGAAGCTCAGCGGCGGCTCCATCTACGGAGTGCAGGGCGCAGATCTGGCACTGACGGCGAGCGTGCCGTTCGAAGCACCGGACGAGCCAGTCGCCCGGGAATTGCCGGCTTCGGCGCTCAACGTGGCCGAGGTCTACGCGAGCCTGGCTCGCGACCTGGCACTGGGCACGCACACCACCCCGGGTTTCCAGCACGCCGTCCACAACTCCGCACTGATAGCGGCGATCGCCCGTGCCGCCGAGACCGGCCGCCGCTGGACGGCGGCCAAGGCGGACGGGTAGGCGCGGGCCGGCATCGCCCGCGCATTTCCTGAAATCAAGGTCGCCCGGAGGTGGTCGCCGGCATCAGCTCGCCGACGAGGTCGTCGGTGGTCAGGATGCGATGGGCGTAGCGGGGCCAGTTCTGTTCGATCGTCGCTCGGTGCATCTCGATCGTGAAGGTGGCGGTGGCGTCGGTGACGAACGTGACGTGGTAGCCCTTCTCGACCGCGTCGCGGCCGGTGGAGTCGACGCACGTGTTGGTGGTCAGGCCACAAAGGACTACATGGTCGATGTCGCGCTGGCGCAGCTGGGTGTCGATGTCCGTGCCGTGGAACGCGGTGAACGTCTTGTGCGGGGTGGCCACCACCTCGCCTTCGACGGGGACGAAGTCCGGATGGAACCGGGCACCCCAGGTGCCGGCCTGGAACAGCTGGGCCGCGAGCATGCCGTCGTGGCTGGGAGTGCGGTGTCGCCACGGCCCGTAGTCCCACGGCTGGGTCTCCATCGGGGCGTGCAGCACCTGGATCCCGGCCGCTCGGGCCACGTCCAGCAGGCGCTTCATGTTGCCGACGGTGCCGACCTCGTCAAGCACGTCTTTGAGGCCAGGCCAGGCTTTGCCGCCCTCGGAAATGAAGTCGTTGGTCGCGTCGATGACAACCAGCGCGGTGCGGTCCGCTGGGTAGACGGTCATGGTGGACTCCTTATCTAGCTCGTACGGACATACTAGCATCGTGGGTGCTCGTATGTGCGTACTATTCACCCGAGAGCTCGAGGAGGTTCGGGAATGGGCCAGCGGACCGACACACGCGACCGCATCATCAAGGCGTCGCTGCAGGCCATGCGCGAGAAGGGGTACGGCGCCACGGCGATCAGCGATATCGTCGACGCTTCCGGCGCTCCTCGCGGGTCAGTCACCTTCCATTTCAAGGGCGGCAAGGACGAGATCGCCCGGGAGGTCATCGCTCTGCGCACCGCACAGGTGCTCGGAGCACTCGATCAGGTCGCGGCCGAAAGTACGTCCGCCGCGGACCTGCTGGGAACGAGCATCGACCGGATCGCCGCCGAGTTCGCCGACTCCGGCTTCGTCCTCGGGTGCCCGGTCGTCCCCATCACGATCGAACGCGCCGCGCAGGCGCCGGAGATCCGGCAGGCGGGAGCGGAGTTCTTCCAAGCCTGGTGCGCAAGCCTGGTGCGCGGCCTCACGAGCCACGGCATCGACGCCACCCGCGCGGACCGTATCGCCATCCTGGCGGTCACCGCCGCCGAAGGGGCCCTCGCGATCAGCCGGGTCGAGCAGAGCCCTGCCGTCTTCACCGCCGTCCGCGAAGAACTGATGGCCCTGGTCACGCCTTAATGCCCCGACCGGCTTTCCCCGGTCGACCTCAAATGTGCCCGAGAATCGCGATCGCACGATCCAGGACCGCAGCCGCCGCCGCACGTGAGTCGCCTGCCGGGTGGTCGGGATACGAGGTGTCCGCACGGTTCCACCGGTCGGCGTGGGCGTACCAGTCGATCGGCGTGGTCGGCTCACCGAGGAGGGTCGCACGGACTTCGCCGAGCCAGAGCGCCCACCGCGAGCGGTAGTAGCCGCCCACGAGACCCGCCCAAGAGCGGGTCGCGTACTCCGCCAGAACGGCCGAATCCCTATAACCCCAGGACGTCAGGAGGCGCTTGGCCTCCTCGGCGAGATAGTCACGCTCTTCCTCCGTCGAGCCCCATGCGCGAGCGTCGGCGAGCCACTGGCCGAGTAGAAAGTGCTCGTTCGTCGCGAGCACGCCGTCCTGTGCGTCCATCAGGTCGAGGAGGCGCTGGACACCGGCGTCGTACGCCTTGACATCGCGGGCGCGCGCGGCGGCCGCGATCGTGCCGACAGCGACCCGGGCCACGTCGTCCGCCAGCTGGCGGGCCACGTCGACGAGGTCGTAGGACAGTCCTGGGGAGTCCAGCCGCCCGGCGGTACCGAGCAACGCCCGCAGGGCGGGGACAAGGGCTCCGGCTGGGTAGGCGGCGGCGCGCGGTCCCAACAGGCTCGCCTGGTTCGCTTGCAGGCTAGGCACTGCCGCGAGCACCGAGTCGGTGCTCGCGTAGGGCGACGAGGTTTCGGACATGGCGTCCTCCACGTGGTCGAGCATCTCGGCGAACCCCGGCGCGCCGCGAACATCCGCGGCATCGACCGGCAGGCCGGCCAAGGCTTGTGCCGTCTCGGCGGGGAGGCCACCCCGATTCGCGTGCCGCCAGGGTCCGTAGGCGGTGCGCAGCAGGATCCGCCACGCCTCGTCGGCCCCGCTGTCCGCCGCGCCGTACCGCGACGCCGTCCACTCCGGTAGCCACGAGCGCAGTTCGACAGGGCCCGGTGCCCAGGCGAGGTCGTGGAAGAGGTCCCACAGCACCGGGTTGTTGTCGACGCCTTCGGCCATGTCGGCGATCCCGGTGAGCCCTGGCGGCCGGCTCGCGCCGCGCCACCGGCGTGGAAGAGCAGCCACCTCTTCCAGGTCGCCGTAGAGCACCGTCCGGCCGCCGTAGTTGGGCAGGATGCCGTGCACCCACTCCGGGCCGCCGAACCCGTCCTCGCGGTGGTCCTCGCCGGTGAGGTCGATGACCACTACGCGATCGGCGTCGACGGCCTCGAGCAGTTCGCGGCGGGGGTTGCCGGCCCAGGCCTGCATGACCCACGTCGCGTCCGGGTCGGCCGCGGTCATCGCCTGCTGGACCGCGCGGGCCGCCGAGCCCAGGTCGGTGCCGCCGGTGTGGCCGCCTTCGTGAACCAGGTCCACGGCCCACATTCCGGTCGAGCCGAAGGCCGCTCGCTGCTCGGCGTAGAACGCTTTGGCTACGGCGGCGTAGGTGTCAGTGGCCGAGTCGAGCCAGTCCGGCCGCACGGGGCCGACAACGTCCTTGAACCAGCGGCCTTGCGGGACGATACGTGCGTCAGCGCGGTGCTCGACGAAACCTGGTGGGACCGTGCCGGAGAATCCCGGCAGGATCGGAACCACGTCGAGTGTGCGCATCCGCTCGATCACCCGCCGGGCCAGTGCCGCCCGGCCGTCGACGAGGGCTCGGCTGGTGCCGCGGCCGAAGTCCTGGATGTTGTTCAGCCAGAGCCACGGCTGGTGCGTCGGCGGCCCGAGCCACCGCAGGAGCTCGCGCTCCTCGTAGCCGTACCGCAGGAACGTGGTGAGGTAGACCAGCTCCTGTCCAAGGGTGAGGTGCGCCGCGGTCACCCCCGCCGCCGCCAGCAGGTCGATCTCGTGTTCCCATCGCGTCCAGTCGTAGTACGGGGTCGTGTATCCGGCGACGGTCAGGTTGTAGGCGACGCGACGGCGGATCGTCGCGTCGCCGGAGAGTTCCGTACCCTCGGGGAGCTCGCGGTCGACTAGGCGGGTGCCGAGTCGCGAGACGTGGGCGGCACCCGTCCGGCGCGCGAATGCGGCGTACCCGGCGACGGCGGCGCCGGCACCGGACGCGGCGACGGTCAGTACGCCGTCGGAGACCCGGACACGGAAGCCGTCCTCGATGTCCGGGGTGAGGCAGACCCGGACGACGGACTCCGGCAGGCCGCTGAGCCGGCGAATCGCCGCCTCAGCGTGCTCGTGCGCGATCATGTCGGCTCCTCGGGGAGTTGGTGCCGGGACACGGCTTTCGGGTTGACTCGCAACACCGCGACGGACCCGATCAGCGCGATGGCGCCGCCGATGAGGAACAACGCCGAGTAGCCGCCGAGGCTCGTCACAGCGAGCGACGCGAGGAACGGCGCTACGACCTGGGGCGCGGTCAGGGCGATGTGGAACACGCCGAGATCGCGGCCCCCGGCGTCGGACTTCGGCAGGACGAGGGTGGCCAGCGCCAGGTCCACCCCGAGGTAGAGCCCCAGCGCGAAGCCGCTCAGAGCGGCACAGACGAGGAAGCCGGTCCACGTCGGCCACACCACCGGTACGAACAGGGCGGCGGAGAGCAGCAGCGACGACACCAGCACGAAGCCGCGGTGTTGTCCGAGGCGGTCCACTAGCGGGCCGGCACCGGCCGTTCCGATGGTGACGAACACCAGGCTGATGGTCAGTGCGGTGGCCACTCCGTCGGCCGGGGCCACCCCCGGCGGCGGATCGATGAAGTCCTGTAGCACGTAGAGGCTGAACCCGTTGACCATGTTGTAGCCCAGGTAGAGCACCGCCCTGGACACGAAAACCCAGCGGTAGTCACGGAAGCGGAGACCGGAGAAGGTTCTCCGCACGTCCACCCACGCCGGTTGCCGTCCGTCGGGCGAGCTGCGCCGGGGCTCCCGGGCCAGCCACGCCGAGAATGCCGCGGCAAGCGCGAAGGCGACGGCCAGAACGGCATAGCCGACCAGCACGGAGTCCACAAAGATCGCACCGAGCTGGACGCCGAGAACACTCCCGACCGGCAGACCCAAGCCTTGCACCGTGCTGGCGAGGCCGTGACGACGCGGCGGGATCCGGTCGGGGATCGTCGCCAGAACGACGTTGAGCCCGATGTTCACGGTGCCCTGCACGAGGAACCAGCCGACGAGCAGTCCGGGGACGGAGCCGGCCACCCCGAGCAGGAGGAGCGAAGCGGCCGTGGCGAGTCCCCCGGACAAGATCCACGGGGTCCGCCGTCCCCACCTGCTGCGCGTGCGGTCGGACAACAGCCCGACGAGGGGTGGCACGGCGAGGGAGGCGATCGCGCTGACTCCAGTGATCAGGGCCAGCGCCGAGGGTGCTCCGTCCCCCGCGACGAGCCGGACCTGGCTCGGCAGCAGGACCGAAAGCACCCCGCCGATGGCCGCGTAGCCGAAGATGTTGACGACGAACATCGAGGCCAGCAGCGGCCACATTCGCGAGGACTTCGGTAGTACTGGCCGGACATTCGGACCGTCGACGCCGCCCAGTCGGACGGTCATCGGCCAAGCGATTCGGCAGCGACCACGACGATTCCTTCAGCGATGGAGACAACCCTACGAGACTGAACGTTCTACCTCGCCATTAGCATGATCCATCCTCGCGGTTCTGTCAAGACAGAACGTTCTAGTCAGCGGCAGCTTAGGGCCGAATGCGGTTAGGCGATCCACTCTGCGAGCAAGGAGGCTCGCATGGGCAGAACGGCATCGGCACCGACGTGAGCGACGCGACGCTGGCCCCTCGCGCGCGCCGCGATCGTGGTGGCTGTGTCGATCACCCCTGCCGCCCGGCGAATCGTCTTGTGCGATGAGCGCCTGCTCGCCACCGCCCTTGCCGACCGAGACAGGTAACCGCCTGCTCGGCAGCGCCCGCGGACAAAGCGGCCTCGGATCCAGGCCAGGAGCCGATCACGCACGGGCACGAAGTTCGGCGATGCCTCGGCCGCTCGGCGGAAAGCCTCGTCTGTTCCCACGGTTTCCTGACGGCCAAGATTCATGCCCGGGCTCCCTCCTTACGTCGGTGCGATCAGTGTGGGCGTTGTGAAACCTGCGTCACAATCGACCGTTGTCGAAGTCTGTTGCGAGCCGCTCGACAAATGTCGTTGCTCGAAACCACGCCTCTTCACCGACCGGGAACTCAGGCGAGAGCGTGCACGACTGCTGAAGCGACACCCCTGGCAGAAAGGCGTCACCCATGGAACGCAGGGACTTCCTCCGGCTCTCCGCCGCCTCGACGAGTACCGCCGCGCTCGCCTCACTCGCAGCCGCCGGCACCGCTTCGGCCGCTCAGCCGACGCGCGGGACCCTCCGCGTGCAGATCCTGCTCTTCGACGGCGTCGAGGAGCAGGACGTCATCGGTCCCCTTGCCGTGCTGGGCCACGCCGGGCATCAGCACGGCAAGGTCGAGGTGATGCTCGTCAAACAGGGTGCGCCGGGCGTCGTGACCGGCACCTTCGGCACCAAGTTCGCCGTGGCCACGTCATGGAACCCGAACGTCGCCGGCGACGTCCTCATCGTCCCCGGCGGCGGGTACGCCGCGAAGAACGGCCCAGGCGTCAACGCCCTCATCAAAGACAGCGCCTTCCTGCACGATCTGGGCCGCGCCCGCCATGCCGTCGTCGCCGGAGTGTGCACCGGAGTCATGGTGCTCGCCGCCGCCGGTCTGACGAAGGGCCGTCCGTGCACGACACACCACCTCGCGAAAG carries:
- a CDS encoding TetR/AcrR family transcriptional regulator — its product is MSQGKRAGEPGDAEAKDTAKRGRYPKGIHRRQQILDRTIEVFAEFGFEGTSLRAIGEAIGVSHAALRRYFDTREELFLEVLHEKDRQALADARVDVVESIDFASHLEDYVTRAPGLVALRHSMVARALEPGNERSRTFFVERYESIRREALLILRLAKAAGTVRDDISPEVAASLVIATMDGLSTQCLLDSRVDLHAGMTLLEHLLKPVGK
- a CDS encoding MFS transporter, with product MSPRPSRYPQFAIPLALLGFSIALVPPLVITIALRLRELDLTGAAADLGLILGVGAFFSLLANPLAGRFSDRTTSRLGMRKPWIFSGAAIGYAGIVLIAFAPSVPVVLIGWSIAQIGLNFALAALVAMLPDQIGPGRRGRTASFISLAQNVGGVAATFFVQLFPAGLGQYLVPSLIGTVLMVAVIAPVKDRVRPAGPREPFDLRSLFGSFVFNPRKYPDLGWAWLTRFFLTTTQFTATSYLTYFLIAQFGVSDEDAPTLVFQAILANAIGIVLVAPLLGWLSDRLRRRKLFVIISSVIAIAGLTVIALAPSVSVVFAGELVLGAGLGAFFAVELALIADVLPSAETAGKDLGVANLAQSLPQSLIPVAAPALIASFGYLGLFLGGAVFGVLGAISVTRVRKVR
- a CDS encoding TetR/AcrR family transcriptional regulator, with amino-acid sequence MRKDAARNRHRIIEVARHYVDDGKPLQLNDVARTASIGVATVYRHFHTPEALLETVAHPAIEELVRRAGQALTEPDPWTALRAFLAAAIEALLTDPAVPPVFSAVTDSLEHTGDLKRGLVTAFTELLARAHAAEVIDSRVTEADMAPLMCGVAFAANVHSALDPAGRAAHGLRYLELLLNGLSARASR
- a CDS encoding helix-turn-helix transcriptional regulator, with translation MPAQPARSQPALSPPRANSNLALGSFLRSRRDRLTPAQAGITAFPGLRRVPGLRKEEVAVLAGISPDHYSRLEQGRQATLSEELCDALARALRLDEFESRHLRTLAARSPRRARWRPAQVADPGLLRVMTALDELPVLLLGQRTEVLARNTLLDAVLGVVFEPGASFVRWLLLEPAARERITNWDHFAAAAVGNLRYEIGRHPGDTKLADLVNDLRASSADVSRWWDEQGVIDQTSLVKRILHPAAGPLEFGVEAVTAPHCPDQRLVIYTVEPDSPTARIMPLLHSWTRSPEQTRVTDRGE
- a CDS encoding Gfo/Idh/MocA family protein, whose amino-acid sequence is MAERVFRVGVVGADTKASWAQVSHIPAIQGVGAVELSAVATRREESAREAAAAFGASQWFSDPFRMIADSSVDIVTIAVRVPAHRDLVVAALDAGKAVYCEAPLGVSLAETEQIAAASQAQHSAIGLQGRLNPAVRRAAELVAKGAIGKPLHARVVSTSMGFGPVALAAYQYFEQAASGANLMTITAGHTLDIVEAVLGDLTEADARTATLWPNPTLLDTGETTRREVPDQVDVLARTSSGAVVTIDAQGGVAPEDALFTLELRGSDGWLKLSGGSIYGVQGADLALTASVPFEAPDEPVARELPASALNVAEVYASLARDLALGTHTTPGFQHAVHNSALIAAIARAAETGRRWTAAKADG
- a CDS encoding cysteine hydrolase family protein, with translation MTVYPADRTALVVIDATNDFISEGGKAWPGLKDVLDEVGTVGNMKRLLDVARAAGIQVLHAPMETQPWDYGPWRHRTPSHDGMLAAQLFQAGTWGARFHPDFVPVEGEVVATPHKTFTAFHGTDIDTQLRQRDIDHVVLCGLTTNTCVDSTGRDAVEKGYHVTFVTDATATFTIEMHRATIEQNWPRYAHRILTTDDLVGELMPATTSGRP
- a CDS encoding TetR/AcrR family transcriptional regulator; the encoded protein is MGQRTDTRDRIIKASLQAMREKGYGATAISDIVDASGAPRGSVTFHFKGGKDEIAREVIALRTAQVLGALDQVAAESTSAADLLGTSIDRIAAEFADSGFVLGCPVVPITIERAAQAPEIRQAGAEFFQAWCASLVRGLTSHGIDATRADRIAILAVTAAEGALAISRVEQSPAVFTAVREELMALVTP
- a CDS encoding alpha-N-acetylglucosaminidase, giving the protein MIAHEHAEAAIRRLSGLPESVVRVCLTPDIEDGFRVRVSDGVLTVAASGAGAAVAGYAAFARRTGAAHVSRLGTRLVDRELPEGTELSGDATIRRRVAYNLTVAGYTTPYYDWTRWEHEIDLLAAAGVTAAHLTLGQELVYLTTFLRYGYEERELLRWLGPPTHQPWLWLNNIQDFGRGTSRALVDGRAALARRVIERMRTLDVVPILPGFSGTVPPGFVEHRADARIVPQGRWFKDVVGPVRPDWLDSATDTYAAVAKAFYAEQRAAFGSTGMWAVDLVHEGGHTGGTDLGSAARAVQQAMTAADPDATWVMQAWAGNPRRELLEAVDADRVVVIDLTGEDHREDGFGGPEWVHGILPNYGGRTVLYGDLEEVAALPRRWRGASRPPGLTGIADMAEGVDNNPVLWDLFHDLAWAPGPVELRSWLPEWTASRYGAADSGADEAWRILLRTAYGPWRHANRGGLPAETAQALAGLPVDAADVRGAPGFAEMLDHVEDAMSETSSPYASTDSVLAAVPSLQANQASLLGPRAAAYPAGALVPALRALLGTAGRLDSPGLSYDLVDVARQLADDVARVAVGTIAAAARARDVKAYDAGVQRLLDLMDAQDGVLATNEHFLLGQWLADARAWGSTEEERDYLAEEAKRLLTSWGYRDSAVLAEYATRSWAGLVGGYYRSRWALWLGEVRATLLGEPTTPIDWYAHADRWNRADTSYPDHPAGDSRAAAAAVLDRAIAILGHI
- a CDS encoding MFS transporter — encoded protein: MTVRLGGVDGPNVRPVLPKSSRMWPLLASMFVVNIFGYAAIGGVLSVLLPSQVRLVAGDGAPSALALITGVSAIASLAVPPLVGLLSDRTRSRWGRRTPWILSGGLATAASLLLLGVAGSVPGLLVGWFLVQGTVNIGLNVVLATIPDRIPPRRHGLASTVQGLGLPVGSVLGVQLGAIFVDSVLVGYAVLAVAFALAAAFSAWLAREPRRSSPDGRQPAWVDVRRTFSGLRFRDYRWVFVSRAVLYLGYNMVNGFSLYVLQDFIDPPPGVAPADGVATALTISLVFVTIGTAGAGPLVDRLGQHRGFVLVSSLLLSAALFVPVVWPTWTGFLVCAALSGFALGLYLGVDLALATLVLPKSDAGGRDLGVFHIALTAPQVVAPFLASLAVTSLGGYSALFLIGGAIALIGSVAVLRVNPKAVSRHQLPEEPT
- a CDS encoding DJ-1/PfpI family protein, whose product is MERRDFLRLSAASTSTAALASLAAAGTASAAQPTRGTLRVQILLFDGVEEQDVIGPLAVLGHAGHQHGKVEVMLVKQGAPGVVTGTFGTKFAVATSWNPNVAGDVLIVPGGGYAAKNGPGVNALIKDSAFLHDLGRARHAVVAGVCTGVMVLAAAGLTKGRPCTTHHLAKADLAAQQARVIDARVVDDGDLVTAGGVTSGLDLALWLVTRELGAEAAIGAEAVLEYEQRGTVWRRP